Proteins encoded in a region of the Devosia sp. RR2S18 genome:
- a CDS encoding DUF2924 domain-containing protein — MTISPVAQIAQLRELPVDALKQRWRELFGSEPGPFNRRTLEDRLAYRLQELRFGGLSAQTLKRLEAMGQELDGGKSDVRKVRSDRVPQPGTRLVREWKGVEHTVTVLHDGFDYQGQPYKSLSPIAKRITGTSWNGLVFFGLKSGDRPHDDMCEPAF; from the coding sequence ATGACGATTTCACCGGTTGCCCAGATCGCCCAACTCAGAGAACTACCAGTCGATGCCCTGAAACAACGCTGGCGGGAGCTATTCGGCTCAGAGCCAGGTCCGTTCAACCGTCGAACTCTTGAGGATAGGCTCGCCTACCGCCTGCAAGAGCTTAGATTCGGCGGCCTTAGCGCGCAGACTCTAAAGCGCTTAGAGGCGATGGGACAGGAACTCGATGGTGGGAAAAGTGATGTTCGGAAAGTACGATCAGACCGCGTGCCGCAGCCTGGGACCCGGCTGGTGCGAGAGTGGAAGGGGGTTGAGCACACGGTAACTGTACTGCACGACGGTTTCGACTACCAAGGTCAGCCATACAAGTCCCTAAGCCCGATAGCGAAGCGCATCACCGGCACTTCCTGGAACGGTCTTGTCTTCTTCGGCCTTAAGTCTGGTGATCGTCCGCATGATGATATGTGCGAACCGGCGTTCTGA
- a CDS encoding HD domain-containing protein translates to MSTLERALALAAESHAGQLDKGGAPYILHPLRVMAAMTSNEERIVAVLHDVAEDCPAFPLSRLAAEFGDRIGHALDALTKRTGEQYSEYLDRVAANPLARAANLADIKDNSNLERLGRHPLAEDEERRAKYAVALSLRKLTDAFACLKHCTRVQGAR, encoded by the coding sequence ATGAGCACACTTGAGCGAGCGCTCGCGCTGGCAGCGGAATCGCACGCAGGTCAACTGGACAAAGGCGGGGCGCCCTATATCCTGCACCCGCTCCGGGTAATGGCTGCTATGACTTCCAACGAGGAACGTATCGTGGCCGTGCTTCATGACGTAGCGGAGGATTGTCCTGCATTCCCGCTCTCTCGTTTGGCAGCAGAATTCGGTGACCGGATCGGCCACGCGTTGGACGCCCTCACTAAACGTACTGGTGAGCAGTACAGCGAGTACCTGGATCGCGTCGCCGCGAATCCCCTAGCACGCGCTGCAAATCTTGCTGACATCAAAGACAACAGCAATCTGGAACGGCTTGGCCGGCATCCTCTTGCTGAAGACGAGGAACGTCGGGCGAAGTACGCGGTGGCCTTGTCCTTGCGCAAACTGACTGACGCGTTTGCTTGTCTGAAGCACTGCACCCGGGTTCAAGGAGCCCGATGA
- a CDS encoding GIY-YIG nuclease family protein: protein MDFNDLLGAASINPAGVIVFRHRPPEPKLNSVMPWLAAERPDLFNAYQQTHGHRVEAALLGAEYVASFLGHEPSSALFVGLYRVGQTRRLTHKEYWEVPAYAEMKQWGMTGFSEESGRSHTLWFDLQLTDFYSAWSGKLVVGWPPPERSWWRRAHKNKLPVQAIHESSAFVPAMPDWQDLVVSWQQLSVLPTAWKNALSHWRGVYHIFDAASGKGYVGSACGADNILGRWSQYASSGHGGNRLLKQLDPTNFQFSVLQRLSPDLPETEVVQIESSWKKRLHTRAPFGLNDN from the coding sequence GTGGACTTCAACGATTTACTTGGCGCCGCATCAATCAACCCTGCAGGCGTCATCGTGTTTCGGCATAGGCCGCCTGAGCCCAAACTCAATAGCGTCATGCCTTGGCTCGCTGCCGAGCGCCCTGACCTGTTCAACGCCTATCAGCAGACGCATGGGCATAGAGTCGAGGCAGCTTTGTTGGGCGCGGAATACGTCGCATCCTTCTTGGGCCACGAACCCAGCAGCGCCCTGTTCGTGGGCCTTTATCGGGTTGGGCAAACCCGGCGCCTGACCCACAAAGAGTACTGGGAAGTTCCTGCATACGCCGAAATGAAGCAGTGGGGAATGACTGGGTTCTCTGAGGAGAGCGGCCGCTCCCATACTTTGTGGTTCGACCTGCAACTGACGGATTTCTACTCGGCTTGGAGTGGCAAGCTAGTCGTCGGCTGGCCGCCTCCGGAGCGCTCCTGGTGGCGTCGGGCTCACAAAAACAAGTTGCCCGTACAGGCTATTCACGAGAGTAGCGCCTTCGTCCCAGCGATGCCGGACTGGCAGGATCTGGTTGTCAGCTGGCAGCAGCTCTCCGTGCTGCCGACTGCATGGAAGAATGCTTTGTCTCATTGGCGTGGGGTCTATCACATCTTCGATGCCGCTTCAGGAAAAGGGTATGTGGGCTCCGCCTGTGGTGCGGACAACATTCTCGGGAGATGGAGCCAATATGCCTCGTCCGGTCACGGCGGAAACCGGCTGCTAAAGCAGCTCGACCCGACGAATTTCCAGTTTAGCGTCTTACAGCGGCTATCACCCGACCTACCGGAAACCGAGGTTGTCCAGATCGAGTCTAGTTGGAAGAAGAGGCTTCACACACGAGCGCCTTTTGGACTCAATGACAATTAA
- a CDS encoding inositol monophosphatase family protein: protein MQTRESAESINLPSILEVAIAAARSAGAMLREEFHKPSGRRGQGQVAAIDLEVEHLLKQQLLSALPCRWLGEEAGFGGTPSRYVWVVDPHDGTGAFLQGRRGSSVSVALLRDAKPILGVVYAFGYPDDEGDLISWAEDAGAVRRNGAAVDVLLVGRELTKDAVVALSYVASQSPHENATAVAPARFVAVPSTAYRLALAACGEAVAAVALNPLSSWDFAAGHALLIGAGGILIDSAGNKIEYDVQGRARSELCFGGASAAVTQLVDRDWSQVMRPDPGDPRPAEPRKRVQDSSRLSRAQGCLLGQVAGDALGALVEFQGKGAIASSYPKGLHELADGGPWSIIAGQPTDDSELALALARCLTQNRRFERSMVLEAYRKWYRSSPFDVGGTTRAALALGQLNQNSQANGSLMRVSPIGVFASGNPKHAAELAADDSCLTHPHPVCLAACSAFAAAISVGVGGGTREDMFDAALAYAGGSDQADLVRDILRRATSSKPADYETSIGWVLIALQNAFYHLCGGTSVADAIATTVSEGGDTDTNGAIAGALVGAAEGRQGISDQWRRMILSCRPMELGGAAEPRPMEYWPDDLLELAEGLLDAGADR from the coding sequence TTGCAAACACGAGAATCCGCCGAAAGCATCAATCTTCCATCAATCCTCGAAGTGGCAATCGCGGCTGCCCGCTCGGCAGGTGCAATGCTGCGCGAGGAGTTTCATAAGCCCTCTGGCCGCCGGGGACAGGGCCAGGTTGCTGCTATAGATCTGGAGGTTGAACACCTGCTCAAGCAGCAATTGCTTTCAGCCCTGCCTTGCCGTTGGCTGGGCGAAGAAGCTGGTTTCGGCGGCACACCGTCGAGATACGTCTGGGTGGTCGACCCACATGACGGAACCGGCGCATTTTTGCAGGGACGCCGTGGTTCGAGTGTTTCGGTTGCGCTTCTGCGCGATGCCAAACCTATTCTGGGGGTGGTCTATGCTTTCGGCTATCCTGACGATGAAGGCGATCTCATCTCCTGGGCTGAGGACGCAGGTGCAGTCCGGCGCAACGGAGCGGCCGTCGATGTGCTGCTGGTGGGCAGGGAGTTGACGAAAGACGCCGTGGTGGCGCTTTCCTATGTCGCCTCGCAAAGCCCGCATGAGAACGCCACTGCAGTCGCGCCCGCCCGCTTCGTCGCTGTACCGAGCACAGCGTACCGGCTTGCTCTCGCCGCGTGCGGAGAGGCCGTAGCTGCTGTCGCACTAAATCCGCTGTCATCCTGGGACTTCGCTGCAGGCCACGCCCTCTTAATAGGCGCTGGAGGCATCCTCATCGACAGCGCTGGCAACAAGATCGAGTACGACGTGCAGGGAAGAGCACGGAGTGAACTTTGTTTCGGGGGTGCTTCTGCCGCGGTAACGCAGCTGGTAGACCGTGACTGGTCCCAGGTTATGAGGCCAGATCCTGGTGACCCCCGGCCCGCAGAGCCGCGGAAGCGGGTTCAGGACTCCAGCCGGCTCTCTCGAGCGCAGGGATGTCTCCTGGGTCAAGTGGCCGGTGATGCACTTGGTGCCTTAGTCGAGTTTCAGGGCAAGGGAGCCATCGCGTCCAGCTACCCGAAAGGTTTGCATGAGTTGGCAGATGGCGGCCCTTGGTCGATCATCGCAGGTCAACCGACCGATGACTCCGAGTTGGCCCTCGCGCTCGCTCGCTGCCTCACCCAGAACAGACGGTTTGAGAGGAGCATGGTCCTGGAGGCATACCGGAAGTGGTATCGCTCCTCTCCCTTTGATGTCGGTGGCACGACACGAGCCGCGTTGGCCCTGGGGCAGCTAAACCAGAACAGCCAAGCCAACGGATCGTTGATGCGCGTCAGCCCAATTGGGGTGTTCGCCTCCGGTAATCCCAAGCATGCTGCAGAACTGGCGGCCGACGATAGCTGCCTTACCCACCCTCATCCTGTTTGTTTGGCAGCGTGCTCGGCCTTCGCGGCCGCCATCTCCGTTGGAGTAGGTGGAGGGACGCGCGAAGACATGTTCGACGCTGCGCTCGCGTACGCTGGGGGAAGCGATCAGGCAGATCTTGTGCGAGACATTCTACGCCGCGCTACAAGCTCCAAGCCTGCGGATTACGAAACCAGCATAGGATGGGTTCTAATCGCCTTGCAGAATGCCTTCTATCACCTCTGCGGTGGCACTTCGGTGGCAGACGCAATTGCAACTACTGTATCCGAGGGCGGAGACACCGATACTAATGGGGCAATCGCTGGTGCCCTTGTCGGAGCTGCCGAGGGGCGCCAGGGCATATCGGACCAGTGGCGCAGAATGATCCTGTCTTGCCGCCCTATGGAACTGGGTGGAGCCGCCGAACCTCGCCCTATGGAGTACTGGCCGGACGATCTCCTGGAGCTTGCCGAAGGACTTCTGGACGCGGGAGCAGACCGATGA